AGTAAATTTATCTCTGATAAAAAATAAAAATACCACACAATATGAAATGTGTATTAGTAACAGGCGGCTCAAGAGGAATTGGAAGCGCTATTTGTAAAAAATTAGCCGTTGAATCTAATTATCATATTCTGATTAATTATCATTCAAACAAAACCGCTGCCGAAGAAACACTTCAGGAAATACAAAAATTAGGTGCAACCGGAGAAATTTTAGGCTTTGATGTTTCAAATTTCGAAGAGGTACAAAATACTTTAACACAATGGCAGGAAGCAAATCCGGAAGCCATTGTAGAAGCGATTGTTAACAATGCCGGAATTACAAAAGACGGTCTTTTTATGTGGATGACTCCCGAAGACTGGAACGGCGTTCTAAACACAAGTGTAAACGGGTTTTTTAATGTAACGCAGTTTTTTATTCAAAAAATGCTGCGCAATAAATACGGCCGAATCGTAAATATGGTTTCGGTTTCCGGAGTAAAAGGAACTGCCGGGCAAGCCAATTATTCGGCTGCAAAAGGTGCCATAGTGGCCGCTACAAAAGCTTTGGCCCAGGAAGTGGCAAAACGCAATATTACAGTAAATGCCGTGGCACCGGGATTCATTAGAACCGATATGACCAGCCAGCTGGACGAAAAAGAATTACTAAAACTAATTCCTGTTAATCGTTTTGGGGAAGCCGAAGAGGTAGCTGATCTGGTAAGCTTTTTGATTTCAAAAAAATCGAGTTATATTACCGGAGAAATTATCAATATAAACGGAGGAATATATTCTTAAAGCCCAAACAAACAGAAACATAGATTTTCACAATGACGGCTCTGTTTCTAAGGGTTTAAAAACAATTACACCTAACGGTTAAAAAATTACTTTGAAAGATGATGAATAAGAGAGTTGTAATTACTGGAATGGGAATTTATTCTTGTATCGGAACTTCTTTAGATGAAGTAAAAGATTCATTATATCAGGGAAAATCTGGTATTCAGTTTGATTCTGAAAGAAAAGAATTTGGTTTTCAGTCGGCTTTGACCGGAATGGTGCCAAAAGCGGATTTAAAAAATTTACTGACCCGCAGACAGCGTATGAGCATTGGCGAAGAAACCGAATATGCTTATATGGCAACAATCGAAGCTTTGAAAAATGCAGGAATCGACGATGCTTTTTTTGATACTCGCGAAGTAGGCATTATGTATGGAAACGACAGTGTTTCTAAAGCTATTATTGATGCTACAGATATTGTACGCGAAAAAAAAGACACAGCCTTAATTGGTTCCGGAGCGATTTTCAAATCGATGAATTCTACGGTTACCATGAACCTTTCGACGATTTTTAAACTTCGAGGTATCAACTTAACTGTAAGTGCAGCCTGTGCAAGTGGTTCTCATTCTATCGGACTGGCTTATTTTTTAATAAAAAGCGGTTTTCAGGATATTATTATCACCGGAGGAGCACAGGAAATAAATAAGTATGCTATGAGCAGTTTTGACGGATTGGGTGTTTTTTCTAACAGAGAAATCGATCCTGAAAAAGCCTCAAGACCTTTTGATTCCGGTCGCGACGGATTAATTCCAAGCGGCGGAGGTGCGACTTTAATTCTCGAAAGCTACGAGTCGGCCATTGCGAGAGGCGCCAATATTATTGCCGAAGTTTCCGGTTACGGATTTTCATCAAACGGCGGTCATATTTCGACCCCAAATGTCGAAGGACCGGCAACAGCCATGAGAAGAGCCCTGGAAGAAGCCAATTTACAAGCATCAGACATTGAATATATAAATGCTCACGCTACCTCAACACCTGTTGGCGATGCAAACGAAGCCAAGGCTATTTTTGAAGTTTTTGGAGAAAAAAATCCCTATATAAGTTCAACAAAATCAATGACAGGCCATGAGTGCTGGATGGCCGGAGCCAGCGAAATCATTTATTCGATCATCATGATGCAGCACGATTTTATCGCGCCAAACATCAATTTAGAAAATCCGGACGAAGATGCTTCAAAATTAAATTTAGTTAAAACTACGTTAAACAAAAAATTTGACATATTTTTGTCCAATTCTTTCGGTTTCGGAGGAACCAACTCTGCGTTGGTGGTTAAAAAGTTTAAATTGAACGATGAATAAAGAAGAGATTATAGCAAAAATTAATGGTTTTTTAGTTGATGAATTTGAAGTAGACAATGACGACATTGAACCAAATGCTAATTTAAAAGATACACTTGGGTTAGACAGTCTGGATTATGTTGATTTGGTAGTTTCAATAGAGGCAAACTTTGGTGTAAAACTGGTAGAAGCAGATTTTGTTGGAATTTCTGATTTTCAAAGTTTCTATGACCTTATCGAAACTAAACTAAAAGCCAAATCAGCTTAATGAATCAATGGGATGGCAAATCAAAAGGAACTGTTTTAGGTTATAGGATATTCGTTTTTTTGATACGAAAAGCGGGTCTTAAATCTGCTTATGTTTTACTTTATTTTGTTGCCTCTTACTATTTTCTTTTCCTGAAAAAAAGTAACGGATCTATTTTCTATTATTTTAAAGAAAGGCTTCAGTATTCTTACTTTAAATCTAAAAAAATGGTTTTCAAAAGTTACTACACTTTTGGGCAGACCATTATTGATAAGGTTTCTATTTCGGCCGGAATGCGAAACAAATTCACTTACGAATTTGATGGAATCGAAACACTTAAAAAATTATTAGCCGAGAAAAAAGGCGGTGTTCTAATTAGCGCACATGTTGGTAATTTTGAAATTGCCGAACATTTTTTGGGAGATATTGATCTTAATTTCCAAATCAATCTTGTTACGACAGATTTAGAACATTCTGCAATTAAGAATTATCTCGAAAGTGTTTCTCAAAAACATACCGTAAAATTTATTATCATAAAAGAAGATCTCTCTCATATTTTTGAGATTAATGCCGCTTTGGCCAATAACGAATTAATCTGCTTTACGGGCGACCGCTATTTTGAAGGAACAAAATCGCTTTCTGAAACCCTTTTGGGCAAAGAAGCCCATTTTCCAGCTGGTCCGTTTTTAATTGCTTCAAGATTAAAAGTACCAGTCGTTTTTGTTTATGTAATGAAAGAGCCAAACCTGCATTACCATTTATACGCAAGAGAAGCCGAAGTAAAACACCGCGACGAAAAAGCACTTTTGAAAGAATATGTAAAAAGTGTAGAAAGCATTTTGAATCGTTATCCACTACAATGGTTCAATTATTTTGATTTTTGGAATGACATAAAATCTTAATTTTTATTAGCACAATCATTTATCACTGCAGTATTTTAAATAATTGGTAATCCCGATAGCTATTGGGAGCGGCTAACAAAGAGACCCTTCGTCGAAATAAGAAAATTCGTTTAAATAAATTTACTTACTTTTGCTGACGATCAAAGTCAAAATCTAATGAAAAATGTTCTCGTAATTTATTATTCTCAGTCTGGACAGCTGGAATCTATTGCAGAAAATATTGCAAAACCGTTTCTAAATTCGGAGGAAATAAATCTCACTTTTCACGAAATACAACTGGAAAAACCATTCCCTTTTCCGTGGAATAAGGAAGCATTTTTTGATGCTTTCCCTGAATCTTTTTTACAGATTCCAACCGCATTAAAACCTGTTCCCGAAGCAATCCTGAATACAAAATTCGACCTGATCCTTTTTCATTATCAAGTGTGGTATTTATCACCTTCGATTCCTATTAATTCATTTTTAAAAAGCTGGGAAGGAAAAAAAATACTCCATAATACACCTGTAATTACCATAAGCGGTTCGAGAAACATGTGGATTATGGCACAGGAAAAAATCAAAGTTTTACTTAAAGAAGCCAATGCAAAACTTGTTGGAAATGTCGCATTAGTAGACCGTGTTGGCAACTTAATCAGCGTTATAACCATTGTAGAATGGATGTTCTCCGGAGTTAAAAAAAAGTATCTTGGTATTTTTCCTTTACCTGGAGTTTCAGATAAAGATATTCAGGAATCTTCAAAGTTTGGAGAAGTAATGTTGTCTGAGTTTAATGCAGATAATTTAGATAATTTACAGTCAAAATTAGCCAAAATCGAGGCCGTAAAGATCAGTTCGTATTTAGTAACTGTTGACAAAACTGCCAATAAAATTTTCAATAAATGGTCAAACATCATTTATAAAAATCAAAAAAAACGAAAATTGCTTCTAAAAGTATTTAATGTTTATTTATTCCTGGCGATTTGGTTAATCTCACCAATAGTGTATATATTGCACCTTATTTTATATCCGTTTAAGTTAAAAATCATAAAAAAAGAAACTCAATATTATCAGGGAGTTTAGAAGACGTATTTAGATTATGTTTGAAGTATATATTACAAAAGCTGCAAAATATTTGCCAAATGAAGCTGTTTCTAATGACGAAATGGAAGCCTATTTAGGTCTTATCAATGATACTGCTTCAAAAGCAAGACGCATTATTTTGCGCAACAACAAAATTACAAGCCGATACTACGCTGTTGATAAAGAAGGAAAAAGCACTCACAGTAATGCAGAATTAACGAGAAATGCAATTTTGCCGTTATTCGACGAAAATTTTACGCCTCAGGATTTAGAAGTACTTTCATGCGGAACCTCAACTCCGGACATATTTCTGCCTTCGCATGCTGCGATGGTTCATGGTTTATTAAAAAACAAATCGGTAGAATTAAACTCTTCAACCGGAGTTTGCTGTGCCGGAATGAACTCATTAAAATTTGGTTTTCTTTCAGTAAGATCCGGAAATTCAAACAATGCAATCTGCACAGGATCAGAAAAAGTTTCGACCTGGCTGAATGCACAAAAATACAATCACGAGGCTGACAATTTAAAAAGCCTGGAAGAACAACCTATTATTGCTTTCAAAAAAGATTTCCTTCGCTGGATGTTATCTGATGGTGCAGGAGCTTTTCTTTTAGAAAACAAACCAAGAGGCCCAATATCTCTTAAAATAGAATGGATGGAAGCTTTTTCGTATGCTTACGAATTAGAAACCTGCATGTACGCCGGAGGTGATAAATTAGAAAACGGAGAAATTAAAGGCTGGAGCGATTATTCTCCGGAACAATGGCTGAATGAATCTGTTTTCTCTATTAAACAAGATGTTAAATTATTAGACGAATTTATCCTGTCTAAAGGTGCAGAAAGCATGAAAGACGCAATGGATAAAAACAATATAAAATCTGAAGATATTCAATATTTCATTCCTCACGTTTCTTCAAACTTTTTTGTTGAAGGATTGAAAAAAGGATTAACAGAAAAAGGAATCGGAATGAGTGATGAAAAATGGTTCATGAATCTTTCCAGAGTTGGAAATGTGGGTTCTGCCTCTATTTATTTGGCTCTTGAAGAATTAATGAATTCAGGAAATTTGAAAAAAGGAGATCATATCCTTTTATCTGTTCCGGAAAGCGGAAGATTTTCTTTTGCGTATGCGTATTTAACTGTTTGCTAATGGACGTTGTACTTTTAGAAAAAGAAGCTGTCGAAAATTTATTACCTCAAAAGTTTCCTTTTGTAATGGTAGACAGCATGCTTTCTTATAGTGAGACATCATTAGTTTCTGGTTTTAATATTAAAAGCGACAATATATTTTTTGACAATAATACTTTTTTAGAAGCTGGTTTAATCGAACATATGGCACAATCTGTGGCATTGCACACTGGTTATCAGTTTTTTCTAAAAAATGAAATTGCACCAACAGGTTACATCGGATCTATTAAAGAAATTGAAATTAAAAAACTACCAGAATTAAACGATATCATTCAATCTGAAGTTACCATTTTGCAGGAATTTGCAGGAATTACTCTGGTTGATATTGTGACGACTTTAAATAATGAAGAAATTGCCAGAGGACAAATGAAAACCGTTCTGGCAAAATAAAATCAATAATGAAAACCTCTTCTGCTGTTGACATACAAAATTATTTACCACACCGGGCACCAATGCTTATGGTGGATTTGATTTTGAATATTGATTCTCAATTTGTCGAAACAGTTTTTGAAATCAAACAAGACAATATTTTTGTACAAAACAATGTTTTTATAGAGGCAGGTTTAATCGAAAACACAGCACAAACTTGTTCATCTATTGTTGGAAAAAAGTATTTTTTTGAAGAAGACGGAACAGAAAATGAAAACGTAAATGTAATTGGATTTATCAGCGCTTTAAAAAATGTAAAAATTCACGCGCTTCCAAAAGCCGGTGATACTATAATTACCAAAGCCAATTTGGTTTCAAAATTCGTTGGCGACGATTACACTTTATGTACGATGAGCTGTAAAAGCTTACTTGGAGAACAAATACTCTTAGAATGCGAAATTAACTTGTTTATTCAAAAGACAGTTTCTGTTTCGTAGCAATTCCACTTGAAAATAAAACTAGGTAATGGAAAAAGACAAAGTACCTCAGGATCAAAGTAATTTAACGAAAAACAACGTTAAAGAACTTTTGTACGCAACAGATGAAAATGGCAATTACACCACAACCTTAAGCACAGGTTGGGAACCAAAAACAATTGCACTTTCCAATTCTATTGACGAAATAAACGAAAGAATCGCCGATGCTAAACAACAAGTTTTAAATGGCGAAGTAAGTCCGATTGTGTATTTTATGGAAATCAACAAAATGGATCTTACGATTTTATCAAGCTACGTAGGATTCTGGAAATGGCGCGTAAAAAGACATTTCAAACCAAGTGTTTTTGCGAAACTAAACGATAAGATCTTAAAAAAATATGCCGATACTTTCGAAGTATCAGTCGATGAATTAAAAAACAGCATTACCAAATAATGGAATTAAATTTCACACATCATCAGTCTGCTCATTGCGAGAATGGAGTAGCGTCAAATCTGCTAAAAAACAGCGGATTAAACATCAGCGAACCGATGGTTTTTGGTATTGGCTCTGGGTTGTTTTTTGTATATCTCCCTTTTATAAAAGTCAATTATGCGCCAGCAATTAGTTACAGAACTTTGCCTGGTCAGATTTTTAATAAAGTGGCAACCCGTTTAAATTTAAAAATAAAAAGACAAAAATTTTCTTCTGTATCAAATGCAACTAAAGCTTTAGACGAAAATTTAAAAAATAATATTCCAACCGGATTACAAGTTGGCGTGTACAATTTAAGTTATTTTCCAGACGAATATCGTTTTCATTTCAACGCACACAATTTAGTTGTTTACGGAAAAACCGAAACCGATTATTTAGTGAGCGATCCTGTTATGGAAACCGTTACAACGCTAACGCACGAAGAATTAAATAAAGTTCGTTTTGCCAAAGGTGCTTTTGCACCACGCGGTCAAATGTATTATCCGATTCAGATTCCTGCAAATGTCGATTTAAAAAGCGCCATCATTAAAGGAATTAAAAATACATGTCGAGATATGCTGGCGCCAATGCCAATTGTTGGTGTTCGTGGAATCAAATTTGTTTCGAAGCAAATTAGAAAATGGCCGATAAAACACGGAACTAAAAAAGCCAATCATTACTTGGCGCAAATGGTTCGTATGCAGGAAGAAATTGGAACTGGAGGCGGAGGTTTCCGTTTTATTTATGCCGCATTTTTACAAGAAGCTTCGGTTATTTTGGGTAATGAAGAACTGAAAGAACTTTCTAAAGAAATGACAAAAATTGGCGATTCATGGCGTGATTTTGCTGTAGAAGCTTCACGTATTTATAAAAACAGAAGTGCCAAAGAAGACGCTTACAACGCTATTGCCGATGAACTTTTGGACATTGCCAATAGAGAAGAAATCTTTTTCAAAAAACTAAAAAAAGCCATCAGCTAAGATATTTTGCAGTCTATCATTCAAATAGAATCCCTTTCGAAAAAGTACAAAAATGCAGAAATGTATTCTTTGAACAACGTTTCGCTAAACATAAATGAAGGTCAGATTTTTGGTCTATTAGGTCCAAACGGTGCTGGAAAAACCACTTTGATTTCAATGCTTTGCGGATTGGTAAAACCAACTTCGGGACATTTTACTATTGATGGTTTGGATTATCAGCATCATGCTTCAAAAATTAAAAAAATTATAGGCGTTGTTCCTCAAGAATATGCACTATATCCGACTTTGACGGCAAGAGAAAATCTGCATTATTTTGGAAGTATGTACGGTTTAAAAGGTTCTGATTTGAAAGATAAAGTAATCGAAGCTTTGGATCTTTTGGGTTTATTGAAATTTGCCGATAAACAAGTTCAGACTTTTTCTGGTGGAATGAAACGCCGTGTAAACCTAATTGCAGGAATTCTTCATAAACCAAAAGTTTTGTTTTTGGATGAACCAACTGTTGGTGTCGATGTGCATTCTAAAACTGCTATCATCGATTATTTAAAAGTTTTAAACCAAAACGGGACAACTATTATTTATACGTCGCATCATTTGGCTGAAGCCGAAGATTTCTGTACGCAGATTGCAATTTTAGATCAAGGACAGATTTACGCACAAGATACTCCGTCGGCATTAATTGAAGCTACAAAAGATGCCCGAAATCTCGAAGATGTTTTTATTTCATTAACCGGAAAAGCACTAAGAGATGGTATATAAAATTTGGATGTCAGTTGTAAAAGAATTTCTTTTATTGAGAAGAGATTTAGGCGGATTAATCATTTTATTTATCATGCCTTTGGTTTTGGTTATTACGGTAACCTTAATTCAGGACAGTACTTTTAAAGCTGTAACCGATTCAAAAATTCAGATTCTTATTGTTGATAACGACAAAGGATCTGTTTCGAAAACCGTTTTTGAAAATTTAGAAAAAAGCAATTTGTTTACTGTTGTAACACAAATTGACAACAAACCTATAACGGAAGAAATTGCCAAAGAAAATGTTCATAAAGGAAAATTTCAATTGGCGATTGTAATTCCGGAAAATTTAAGTGCTGATTTACAAGCAAAAGTAGATCAGAATGTAGAGAAAATCGTCAGCAGTTTAGGTTTGACAGACAGTACTGCAACTGCAAAACCTCACCGTGTTATTAAAGAAAAAGAAGTGAAATTGTATTTTGACCCAGCGGTTCAAATGAGTTTCAAAAATGCGGTGATGAGTTCGATTGACAAAATGATTTCGCAAATTGAAACCAAATCGATTTACAAAACTTTCGAGAATCAGTTGGGGGTTGAAACTGCCAATTTTGAACAGAAAAGTTTCATCTCTTTCAAAGAAATAATTCCGACAATCAATAACAAAGAAGTTCGTCCAAATTCGACACAACATAACGTTCCGGCTTGGACACTTTTTGCGATATTTTTTATTGTAATTCCGTTATCGATTAATATTGTAAAAGAAAAATCGCAGGGAACTTTTGTTCGATTGAGAACAAATCCTGTTTCTAATTTGGTTGTGATTATTGGAAAAACCATCACCTACTCGATCATTTGTATGATTCAGTTTTATATGATGGTTGCCGTTGCGGTATTTTTATTTCCGTCCATCGGATTACCTCCTTTAAACATCGAAGGACATTTATTGATGATGAGTGTCGTAGCTTTATTTTCTGGTTTCGCAGCCATCGGTTTTGGAATTTTATTAGGAACCGTGGCAAGTACGCAAGAACAATCTGCTCCGTTTGGTGCAACAAGTGTGATTATTTTAGCTGCTGTAGGCGGTGTTTGGGTTCCCGTTTTTGCCATGCCGAAAATTATGCAGTTTATCGCTAAATCTTCGCCAATGAACTGGGGATTAGAAGCTTTTTATGATGTTTTACTTCGAAGCGTCTCTTTCCTGGAAATCATACCAGAAATAAGTTTATTATTTTTGTTTTTCATTATTACAACTTGCATCGCATTATTTTATGATAAAAAGAAAAGAGCAGTTTAACGAGGCTGCAGACTTGACCGTTTCACACGAAATCAGAATTCGTTTTAACGAAACAGATCCGCTTGGAATTGTTTGGCATGGAAACTACATAACCTATTTCGAAGATGGACGCGAAGCATTCGGGCGTAAACATGGTCTTACTTATCTGGATATTGCAGCAACCGGTTACACAACCCCAATTGTAAAATCGACCTGCGAACATAAATTGTCTTTGCGTTATGGCGATGTGGTAACGATAGAAACAACAGTTGTAGACACACCAGCCGCCAAAATGATTTATCGTTTTAAAATTATTGATGATAAAGGAGAAATTGCCTGTACCGGAGAAACCGTTCAGGTTTTTTTAGATAAAGATGGAAATTTAATGCTGACAAATCCTCCTTTTTATGAGGAATGGAAACGAAAAGTTGGGTTGTTGAAATAGCACGTTTTCCTGCAAGGTTTTCAAAACCTTGTAGGTATAATTTCTAGACAAACCAGTAAAACAAAATCAAAGAGACCTACAAGGTTTTAAAAACCTTGCAGGAGAAGAAAATGAAAATTGAAAATGATAAGAGAAATATATATTACAGAAACGAATTGTATCACGCCTTTAGGTTTTGATGTTCCTTCGAATATAGAAGCGATCCTTCGCGGCGATTCTGGAATTCAGCTTCACAGCAATATTTCTTTAATGCCGAATTCATTTTATGCTTCTATTATCAGCGATGAAAAAATAAACAGTGCTTTTGCCAAAATCAGCACTGAAACCAAATATTCCCGTTTAGAAAAAATGATGATTTTGGCTTTAGAGCCGATTATTAAAAATTCTAAAATCGAATTAAATCCAAAAACCGCATTTATACTTTCTACCACAAAAGGAAATGTAACGTCTTTAAAAGACAATTCTGAAGAAAGTTTCAACAACGCTCATTTAGATGTTTTGGCAAAAAACGTTGCCGATTTCTTCGGATTCCAAACACAGCCAATCGTAGTTTCTAATGCTTGTGTTTCCGGAATTTTAGCCGTTTCTGTTGCTAAAAGAATGATTCAGTCAGAGCTTTATGATAATGTTTTTGTCGTGGCAGGCGACGAAGTTTCAGAATTTGTTTTGTCTGGTTTTAATGCATTTCAAGCGATGAGCGAACTGCCTTGCAAACCGTATTCTAAAAACAGAACAGGCGTAAGTTTAGGCGAAGCAGCTGCTGCCGTTTTAGTTTCGGCGAATCCGGCAACCGCGAAAATAAAAGTCATTGGAGACAGTTCGATAAACGATGCCAATCATATTTCCGGACCATCAAGAACAGGCGAAGGTTTGTTTAGAAGTATTCAGAATGCTTTGAAAGAAGCGCAGATTGACGCCAACAAATTAGATTATATTTCAGCACACGGAACCGCAACTCCTTATAACGACGAAATGGAAGCGATTGCTTTAAATCGTTTGGATTTACAGAATGTTCCAGTAAATAGTTTAAAAGGATTTTACGGTCACACTTTAGGCGCTTCGGGATTATTAGAAACGGTAATTGCAATAGAAACTGCCAATCAAAATAAACTTTTTGAATCAAAAGGTTTTGATGAAATTGGAGTTAGTGAAACTGTAAATGTTATTGAAAAAAATGAAGAAAAGAAGATTGATTATTTCCTGAAGACAGCTTCTGGATTTGGAGGTTGTAATACGGCTGTGGTTTTTGAGAAAATAAAATGAGACGTTTAAAAAACTTAAATTATAAAAAAAGTATTGAAAAAAATAAACTGATCTATTCTGAAGATTGGTTTGATAAATTCGATACCATTTCTATTTACATGTTTTATAGCGTTCTATTTTTGATGCCTTTTTTAGTTTATTTTAATCCACATCGTGATTATTCAAAAACTGGAATTGAATTTTATTTGCTTTTTATTTTTAGTTTTTATGCTTTATATACAATTTATAGAAAGGCAACAGAAAAACTACTCACAAAAATTGTAAGTAAGTATGATGTCGAAAAAAACAGAATTCTTATTAATGAATATTGCAAAAAAAATGGATTTGAAAAATATAGAGATGCAAAAAATATTATAGTTTATAATAATCTAAATTATCTCGCTATTAATCCGAGATTTCAAACAAGCAGAATATTTATTCTAGATAAAAATGATATTTATTTGACGATGATAAAAGAAAATCAAAAAATGAATATTCCAGTTCTTTTTTCGCAAATAAGCTTAAAAAGAGATATTAAAAATTTGTGTCAATAAGGTTAATGAAACTATCAAAATTCATATTTATAACTCTAGTTCTTCTTTCATCTTTTGGATGTAAAAAGAAAGTAGTTCCTGAATCTGATTTTGAAAAAGAGGTTTTGAATAGTGTCTTTGTCGAAATTGTAGATTCTATTTATATGGATAGGAGAATTGTAACTCCACCGCCAATGCCAAGGAGAGATTTTAAAACTAATAAAGAAGATACAATTGGATATGATGCTAAACTAAAAAAATACGAGCATTTTCAGGATAGTATAAAAAAAGATACAACGAGAATATTAATTGGTGTTTATGATTATGTCGTTAATAACAAAATCAGAAATGAAAAGTTTGATTTAACACCTTTTAAAAACAATAAAAAATTTAATTTTCAATATACATCTAAATTTCCTAATGAATTAATTTGGATAGTACACGATTATAATAGTGGAATGCCTGTTGGCACAATTGAAATTTCCAATATTAGGTTTAATAAAGACAAAACCTCAGGAATTATCGAAGCAACTGCTTCTTGCGGGGGCGGAAAATGTGGAAGAGGATTTGAAATTAAAATTGAAAATAAATCGGGAGAATGGCATATCATAAAAGTTTTTCAAACCTGGGTTTCTTAAATTAAAAAAATGACTCAAAAAACCAACATACAATCCTACATCAAAATTGAAAACAACGAAATTGTTCTCAACGGAACTTCTGTATTCAAAATTGAACCGACAGATTTTGCCGATTTTGCCAAACAAGCCTATCGTAATTTTGAAATGCAGTATCCAAAGTTTTTCAAAATGGACACTTTAAGCAAGTTGGCTTTTTTGGGTTCAGAATTGCTTTTGAGTCCTATTACCTCAACGGAAGAGGAAAATAATATCGCTTTGGTTTTGGCGAATAAATCGTCGAGTTTAGATACCGATGTAAAATATCAGGAATCCATTTCTGACAAAGAAAACTATTATCCGAGTCCGGCGGTCTTTGTTTATACGCTTCCAAATATCTGTTT
This portion of the Flavobacterium gelatinilyticum genome encodes:
- the fabG gene encoding 3-oxoacyl-ACP reductase FabG — protein: MKCVLVTGGSRGIGSAICKKLAVESNYHILINYHSNKTAAEETLQEIQKLGATGEILGFDVSNFEEVQNTLTQWQEANPEAIVEAIVNNAGITKDGLFMWMTPEDWNGVLNTSVNGFFNVTQFFIQKMLRNKYGRIVNMVSVSGVKGTAGQANYSAAKGAIVAATKALAQEVAKRNITVNAVAPGFIRTDMTSQLDEKELLKLIPVNRFGEAEEVADLVSFLISKKSSYITGEIININGGIYS
- a CDS encoding beta-ketoacyl-[acyl-carrier-protein] synthase family protein translates to MNKRVVITGMGIYSCIGTSLDEVKDSLYQGKSGIQFDSERKEFGFQSALTGMVPKADLKNLLTRRQRMSIGEETEYAYMATIEALKNAGIDDAFFDTREVGIMYGNDSVSKAIIDATDIVREKKDTALIGSGAIFKSMNSTVTMNLSTIFKLRGINLTVSAACASGSHSIGLAYFLIKSGFQDIIITGGAQEINKYAMSSFDGLGVFSNREIDPEKASRPFDSGRDGLIPSGGGATLILESYESAIARGANIIAEVSGYGFSSNGGHISTPNVEGPATAMRRALEEANLQASDIEYINAHATSTPVGDANEAKAIFEVFGEKNPYISSTKSMTGHECWMAGASEIIYSIIMMQHDFIAPNINLENPDEDASKLNLVKTTLNKKFDIFLSNSFGFGGTNSALVVKKFKLNDE
- a CDS encoding acyl carrier protein: MNKEEIIAKINGFLVDEFEVDNDDIEPNANLKDTLGLDSLDYVDLVVSIEANFGVKLVEADFVGISDFQSFYDLIETKLKAKSA
- a CDS encoding lipid A biosynthesis acyltransferase, producing the protein MNQWDGKSKGTVLGYRIFVFLIRKAGLKSAYVLLYFVASYYFLFLKKSNGSIFYYFKERLQYSYFKSKKMVFKSYYTFGQTIIDKVSISAGMRNKFTYEFDGIETLKKLLAEKKGGVLISAHVGNFEIAEHFLGDIDLNFQINLVTTDLEHSAIKNYLESVSQKHTVKFIIIKEDLSHIFEINAALANNELICFTGDRYFEGTKSLSETLLGKEAHFPAGPFLIASRLKVPVVFVYVMKEPNLHYHLYAREAEVKHRDEKALLKEYVKSVESILNRYPLQWFNYFDFWNDIKS
- a CDS encoding dialkylrecorsinol condensing enzyme DarA; translated protein: MKNVLVIYYSQSGQLESIAENIAKPFLNSEEINLTFHEIQLEKPFPFPWNKEAFFDAFPESFLQIPTALKPVPEAILNTKFDLILFHYQVWYLSPSIPINSFLKSWEGKKILHNTPVITISGSRNMWIMAQEKIKVLLKEANAKLVGNVALVDRVGNLISVITIVEWMFSGVKKKYLGIFPLPGVSDKDIQESSKFGEVMLSEFNADNLDNLQSKLAKIEAVKISSYLVTVDKTANKIFNKWSNIIYKNQKKRKLLLKVFNVYLFLAIWLISPIVYILHLILYPFKLKIIKKETQYYQGV
- a CDS encoding beta-ketoacyl-ACP synthase III, whose amino-acid sequence is MFEVYITKAAKYLPNEAVSNDEMEAYLGLINDTASKARRIILRNNKITSRYYAVDKEGKSTHSNAELTRNAILPLFDENFTPQDLEVLSCGTSTPDIFLPSHAAMVHGLLKNKSVELNSSTGVCCAGMNSLKFGFLSVRSGNSNNAICTGSEKVSTWLNAQKYNHEADNLKSLEEQPIIAFKKDFLRWMLSDGAGAFLLENKPRGPISLKIEWMEAFSYAYELETCMYAGGDKLENGEIKGWSDYSPEQWLNESVFSIKQDVKLLDEFILSKGAESMKDAMDKNNIKSEDIQYFIPHVSSNFFVEGLKKGLTEKGIGMSDEKWFMNLSRVGNVGSASIYLALEELMNSGNLKKGDHILLSVPESGRFSFAYAYLTVC
- a CDS encoding ABC transporter permease; amino-acid sequence: MKTSSAVDIQNYLPHRAPMLMVDLILNIDSQFVETVFEIKQDNIFVQNNVFIEAGLIENTAQTCSSIVGKKYFFEEDGTENENVNVIGFISALKNVKIHALPKAGDTIITKANLVSKFVGDDYTLCTMSCKSLLGEQILLECEINLFIQKTVSVS
- a CDS encoding BtrH N-terminal domain-containing protein — encoded protein: MELNFTHHQSAHCENGVASNLLKNSGLNISEPMVFGIGSGLFFVYLPFIKVNYAPAISYRTLPGQIFNKVATRLNLKIKRQKFSSVSNATKALDENLKNNIPTGLQVGVYNLSYFPDEYRFHFNAHNLVVYGKTETDYLVSDPVMETVTTLTHEELNKVRFAKGAFAPRGQMYYPIQIPANVDLKSAIIKGIKNTCRDMLAPMPIVGVRGIKFVSKQIRKWPIKHGTKKANHYLAQMVRMQEEIGTGGGGFRFIYAAFLQEASVILGNEELKELSKEMTKIGDSWRDFAVEASRIYKNRSAKEDAYNAIADELLDIANREEIFFKKLKKAIS
- a CDS encoding ABC transporter ATP-binding protein, with amino-acid sequence MYSLNNVSLNINEGQIFGLLGPNGAGKTTLISMLCGLVKPTSGHFTIDGLDYQHHASKIKKIIGVVPQEYALYPTLTARENLHYFGSMYGLKGSDLKDKVIEALDLLGLLKFADKQVQTFSGGMKRRVNLIAGILHKPKVLFLDEPTVGVDVHSKTAIIDYLKVLNQNGTTIIYTSHHLAEAEDFCTQIAILDQGQIYAQDTPSALIEATKDARNLEDVFISLTGKALRDGI